The Salminus brasiliensis chromosome 4, fSalBra1.hap2, whole genome shotgun sequence nucleotide sequence TACTGTAGCTTTTTGAGTGATTAAAGCTGATCACTATAGCCAGTTACACCTGTGTGCTGCTAAGGCAACTTTGGTACTGTGTTTAAGTGAAACCTAAATTAATTATGGgcacctctggtcaaaactTGAGTTACTGTGAATACTTAAGTGGATATAAGATCAACTGATCCACAAAAGGCAacatttttcaatattttaataatttattaagttCCATTACACAATATATGATTAGCCCTGATTATGAAGTTGCTGACCGTTTCTAGAGATCGCCGGCAAAGGTCTCAGGTCGGAGGCAAATTGGCGTTTGCTCTGTGCTGGCTTGGTCAGTATGTGTGAACTACTGAAAGAGAGCTCACCAAGTGTACATCAATGCCTCCATGACAAACATCTAGCAGGTTTAATATCTGGACCTGTCAGCAGCTCTAAATCCGATACTGTGAAAAGTGTTGTGACCGGAAGTGCAGTGACTAGTTACGGCCAATGGTAACGCAAAACACGCGGGAGGAAGAATAAGCCAAAGGTGGAGTTTTACAACAGTATGGCTCCTAGAAAGGTTTTCCTCTTTGTGTGTCCTCCTGGTAAAAGAGATCTTGGTAACTTGTGACCCTGTGTTGCTGATCAGTTGTGTATTGTGCAAATCACTCTCTGCCAtctcaaacttttttttttaagatgccTGACCagacctcaaaatccacaatagaCAAGATTTTTGCCAGGGTCTTTACAGTCCCCTAactaaaacataataataaaaaaatgtagataaactTTAAAAGAGCAGTGGGTGCAAGACAGCCCAAGACTACTGatctagaagccttttgcagtgaaaaatggaaaatcccccaaacaagaactaaAGGACTAAAAAGAAAGTGTTTACAGGCTGTGATACTAAGTACTGACAATGCAGGATGCTCTGGTTTCCTGGAAATCTCgtttaaaatatgaaaagaaatctTTAATCTTTACCTTCATGACTTTTGTCATCTTTTACTTACTTAACTACTTAAAgtaaatatttgtaataattttGCAGATTTCCCATAAAGTAACAAATGTTTgaatgccaaaaaaaaaaaaaaaaaaaaaaaaatatatatatatatatatatatatatatatatacagttgtgttcaaaataatagcagtgtgtttaaaaacattagtaaagcaGAAAATCTTTATAGTCGTTTTTATTTCCATGCATTGGGAACATTGCAAACTGTTTtccaaatcaaaacataaagaaatgtatataatttttaactactttacagaaaataacaaaaaatgaaaattggGCTGTTCAAAAAAATAGCAGTGTCTGCATTTGTCTTTACAAACTTAAAATAtgtactcttttttttaaggatTTAGCATTCCTGTGAATCACTAACCTAATATTTAGTTGAATAACCACAGTTTTGTAGAACTGCTTCACATGCTGCTTCTCATCACTGCTTCAAACGACTTCTGGCACCTGTCAACTGGTATTCCAGCCCAGGATGCTTTGACTACATCCCACAATTcatttgtatttcttttttttgcttcagAAACGGCATCTTTCATGTCACCCCACAAGTTTTCTATCGGATTAAGGTCCGGGGATTGGGCTGGCCACTTCATAACCTCAATTTTGTTGGACTGGAACCAAGATTTTGCTCGTTTACTGGTGTGTTTACGGTTCTGATATATGCAAACTGGTCCATGATCCCTGGTATGCGGTAAATAGGCCCAGCACCATAGTAAGAgaaccaccatgcttcactgtcttCAGAGTGTACTGTGGCTTGAATTCAGAGTTTGGGGGTCGTCTGACAAACTGTCTGCTTGCTAATAGATTAGCTTCACACAGGCGTCTCCTATCACAGTACTCACAGGTAACTTGAGACTGTCTTTGATCATCCTGGAGCTGATCATTCGTTGAGCCTTTGCCATTCTGGCTATTCTTCGATCCATTCGAATGGTAGTCTTGCGTTTTCTTCCACGTCTCTCTGGTTTTGCTctccattttaaagcattggaGATCATTTTGGCTGAACAGCCTATTATTGTCTGCACTTATTTATAAGTTTTACCTTCTCCAATCAACTTTTTAATCAAAGTTCGCTGTTCTTCTGAACAATGTCTCGAACGACCCATATTTCTCAGGCTTTCAAGGAGAAATGCATGTACAGCATGTGCTGGCTTCAccctttaatatttatatatttatttatttatttttttttaatgaaacagTAATCATTGTTGTAGGAGGATGTGGTTTCCTCTCAAGGCAGCCAGGCCACCTGCTCACTTgggacctggatttctgtaaagcctGCTGTgagaaaggctctatataaatacacTTGACTCGACCTGCCCACAACTGCGCTAATTTGTCTTTGTGCTGCCCACAAAgttttgatcagaggaggatgggtccccccttgtgagtcATGTTTCCTCCCAAGGTCTCCTCCAACTCTGAGGAAGTTGTTCCTGACCACTGTGGCCTTTGGCTTGGATTTTAAGGTTTTTATGATGTGTTAATCTCTGGTGCTCTTACTGAttcttgtaaagctgctttgtgacaatggcagttgtaaaaagagctatacaaataaattgttTCATTTCCTTTGCGTTTGATATCATcgtcaggcaaaaaccttgtatctccaaaatggcaactttagaagagaagaaaaaaaaaaaacgtattaaCACCCTAAGGCTTATAACACACTAcggcatattactcagtaactgcaaGGACTAAAGTACAAAGTGGTGGGGCTACTCGGCTGCTGAACAGCCAGTAGTGCAGTGTACCAGTCCACAAGCTTTCTCACCTGTATtatcacacctccaccccatacaaacacTCTGCACACTGCACTTACTTACTGGAACTATGACCTCTGCTTGGTCACACAGCACCCAAAATGACTTCTCCTCACTCACACTACTGTGTTagaataacacttttggcctgctggTGGGTGGCATAGGTGTTTTAGGGGGAagttaatgtttaaaaaaaaaaaaaaaaaaaaaatttattatgAAGGACCAAAGAGAAAAATACTGTACTGAGAATAAATACAGCTTTGCATGAAAGTGATgattatattatactaattttatactttatactaaTACACACCCAAAGACTCATACTGTATCTCAAATACGTATTTATTGACTGTGTTATTTTGATTATTGTCTACATTTTGCCCATATGAATGTTTTAACTCCTAAGAGTGAGATCCGTGTTGTATAAATCACCACAGGAAAACATGCACACCCCAACTGCACCATCTCCAAGAGCTGAGCATAATAAACACCACTATACACAGATGacaagactgagagagagaatatgtcTCTGCATtcagtatatacatacattgaagGTCCAACAGCAGCAGTACAATACAGAATTCAAGAACAGAGGTCAGTGTATTTTTTTGTGCAAACATGCAGTGAACTacatggaaaaaaacaaaacaaaagaaaaaacgaTCAGGTCTAAAAACCAGAGAACTCAGCAGTGGTGCATTTTAGGCTATCCTCTCCTTTTCGTAGCAGCCAAATAATCTACCCTAATGACAGAAGTGTTTACTAGAAGAAAAAACAATCTACAGAAAGACATTAAAGCCCCTGattatgtttattaaaattGCTGATGTCACGTGTTACTGTTGACACTTAGGCTGTGtgctgaccttactaatgccaaatattatattatacacacacacatatatatatatatatatatacacatacacacaaaaaaaaaaaagtatttggacacctacacattacacccttacacaggagcttttatggcaTCCCATCTCATTCTAGTTGCCGCCCCCTCCCCTCTGACAGCTTCCTCTCTTCTGGGAAGGTCTGTGGAAAGCTTTGCCCATGCATCCAGGAGTGCATTTGTAATGTCAGGCAGTtgatgttggacgagagggCCTGCCTTGCAATCTCCGttctagttcatcccaaaggtgcttGATGGGTCAGTGCTCTTTATGGACTtcaatgtttttatgttttgtttttaattaattaattttctttaatgtcttggtatgctgaagcattagGATTTCCCTTCACTGGAAATAAGGAATAAGGGTCCTATAGGCCAACCTCTCAAAAACAACCctatagcattatccctcctccaccaaacgtTGCAgctggcacaatgcagtcaggcaacGTTTTCCTGGCATTCTCCGATCTCAGACTCGTTCATTAGACCGTGAGATAGAAGAGGCAGTGTGCTTCACACCACTCCATCCAGCAGTTGGCATCATGCTTTTAATATGGCCATGGAAAACCATGAAGCTCCTGTCACAGTTTTTGTGCTGATGTTAAAGACAGAGGAGGTTCAGAACACAGTCAGCAGATGTGCCTCAGCACTCGGGGACCCCGTTCTGTAACTTTACGTCTGCCACTTTGACACTttcactgttcaataataccaGATACGAGATTTAATGAACTGACTTGATGCATCAGTGGCATGCTATTACAGTActacgctggaattcagtgaacTCTTTAGAATGACTCATTCTTTCACTAAGGCAGACTGCCTTGGCTGACTGCattgctaggtgcttgattttatacaggTGTGGCAATGGACTGAGTTGAAACACCTGCATTCAATGAATAAGAGGTGTGttccaatacttctgtccacaatgtgtgtatgtgtatatatatatatatatatatatatatatatatatatatatatggcattaGTAAGTAATTATTTATGCAACATATGGAGCATTTTAATTAGTTATATCCAAAAAAGCACAACTATGCATTCACATATATCCAGATCTGAACTCAGATCTGACCTTCAAGTTGCATTGAACCAAAAGTCTGTATTAACAAGGCACAGGTTCTTCATCTGTGTGGGCAGTCTGAagatgcatgtgtgtataagaaggataaagagacagagaaagttaTAAAAAAGGAGCTGTGTAAAGGGATAATCTCAGTGTGCCTCTACtttatttagaattttattAGTTGCACAAGACGAAATAATGGTAAAAAGATTCTGTTCCAGTGGTGAATGTAGTGCAactttgcagagaaacaaatGATAACCACAAAAAAGACATTTCAGTAACGTATCCTATAAATCTGTATGCATAAGACATAATGCATTTTAAATCTTACATATTTTACAAGGTCCAATATTAGTCATTTATGTTGATTGTACTATATTGTTGAGTAGTCATATAGTCATACTAACATGTTATGACATTATAGCACATTTATATGATGTGGTTTTGAggtgttaaatatatatactgtacacatactgtattactgtatatattatagcaaaagttcctttcactggacaCATTGGTGCCTACATGCTTAGGCAAGTTGTAATTGGAAATATagtggttaaaaaaaacaacagtggtttaaataaatgtaaaaaattaatTCAGAATATGCTGATTGAGAAGCACTCTAAATTAATGCTGAGCTACATTGTGgcaaaagaaaaatgacattagTTCACTAAAATCTCCtgaactttatttaaaaaaaataactgtcAACCATCTACAGCATATGCGAATTACACACACCTATGATCACCAGAGGAACCTGAGACTAAACTAACTTGAGCCACATAGAATTTCTCAACTTTGAAAATACTTTCAAGTCATACCATCAAAAGCTGGCCTGACAACTGACCTGCCATTGCTGTCGTAGATGTGCAACACTAATATTTAGACTTTCTGAGAAGTTTATATGCTTTTAGTAGAAGGGGATTTTTATATTAggcattttaattaaattatactTGACAtccaatgtaaaataaataaaataattcaattCTCAGTTTCCATCTTTTTAATTTGTACAATGTCAGTCATAATGTGACCAAATcataatgtatttaaacttaaaaaaaatacattatgatTAAATTATGACATTATGACACATTAGATCTATGGTCATTCAACAGTACATGAACAAGGACAACCAAACCAACAATGCAATGTGTAAATCTACACTGGAAATACACTGAGAATTATGAAAAAGCTACTATCAAACACATGTGAATTACATTCTAATAGTTTAACAGAAACAGTATATGAACCAAACCGTTAAGTGGCGCATGAATACAAATCTCTGGTTCAGAAAAGATTTTAACCCCTGTTAAAAATCATAAAATTTTAATCCAGATATTAAATGTCCTGGAGACATTTCTTCTAATAATATAGACATTTACACTGGCCCAGATAAAGGTGTGGTATTTTTGCATATAAAAATGCTAACAGTTAATGCAAATAGGTAAAACACCAGGGTCTACGTTAACCAACTTGAAGTATGCACACATTCTAACAATGGCTTAAAACCTAAAAAAGCTTCAATGAATGAAGCTTGACGAAACTGACAATAAATGGCACACAAAGATGGAGGTTCTGAGCTTGATGCTGCTCTAAAAGCTCACTAAAATCAGATTGTAATCACTGCAACAAGAACAGAAGACAAAGCAGGTCCATAAGGACACGTGAATGTCTGTTTCAGCAAGCACTATGTGGGAATGACCACTGGTTACtagtgagagaggaagagagtgaaAAGGCTCCTCTCCCTATTGACTTTCTGCTATggtgaaactgtggaggaacctcttaaggggCTTTTTAGAAACCGTTTTTAGATGAAAAGGGTTCCTCAAAACCCCTAAAGAGGTTccaccacagtttcaaattgaagaacccctaaaagttcATCAAGAAACTTAGTTTTAACAGTTGACACAAACCTCCATGGAAAAAGCGCTGAGACAGTTCTTGATTACGAGATTGaatgatgaagaagaaagaACCTGTTGTTTTCTTCTGCCAGCAGGAAACTGCAGTGAGTAGAGAGGTAAGAAGCAGGACTCTGGTCCTGAATCAGCAAGCCCCTCAATAAGCCCTGCACACTGTGGAGGAACGGGAGAATAAGCAGCCTGGCTGTTCCCTTAGAACAGCTGGATCATAGATTCTCGCGACTTTCCGACGCCAATCCATTTCACTGGAAAAGATGAAAAAATACATGGCTGTAGACCTTAAACACTTAAACACTCTAGTCCAGTCACTGGATCTTTAGTCTCAGATGCACCAGTCGATATCTACTGCACACTTAAAATGGTCACGTCTTTCAGTTTGTATACAATTTAGTGCATCAGACCAATAGGAACCAAGCACTTCTTCAACTAAATGCTGATCACCGGTAAATCACGGTTGTTTACATCATGACGTCCTGTCTTTACAGGCTCCTCAACAGTTACAGTGAGTAGCAGTAAGGGAGATATCCTCACATTTGTCAACAGGGACACTTCGTTTCATGcaggtctttttttatttgtagcaCAGTTTTGACAGCTATCTGTGGTTGGTCATTTTGCAAATGAGCCAGTCTTGTTAAACTAGGCTGCTCTTGGCCATGTTAATCGAAGAAACCCGCCAGCCTTTCTGGCAGAGGTCAGTAGTCTGGCTCGTGAGACTACATCATCTTCAACTGTTAAGGGTAACGAGTAAAGACATTCAAATACTAAATGTTCTAAAGGATGAAAGCAGAGGAAGTCAAGTCTCTTACCAGGTATCCCGAGGTGCTCCTCGATAAAGCGAACATATTTCTGTGCGTTTTCTGGAAGCTCCTCAAAGGTCCTAGCAGCTGAAGTGTCACTGTTCCAGCCAGGCAACGTCTCATACTGGACCTCAACCCTCTGTAACACCTCCTGATTTGCTGAAAAAAAGGCTCTTTAagatttctctttttcttcaacaATTTCAAAAAAAGTTGTagatatttcctttttttttttttaaatgtgataCTAAATAACATCATATATGTTCAGGTTAAAGGCGTTTGAATATTCACCTGGAAAATGTGGTATGGATTCAGAGTCCACCTTGTATGCCACACCAACTTTGATCTCAGGGAAGACGTCCAAGATGTCCAATTTGGTTAGAGCTAAGCTAAAGAGAATAAATATGGATGGCAGAATAAGGCACTTCATGTGAAATCTTATTTCTGTCTAAACAACATTGtcctcataaaaaaaaaaaaaaatgcaattaaGCAAAACTTAAACACTACCATCCATTCTTCATTTGTGAACGTCTTTACATTAGTTAAGGCAATTTTACACGAAAAATGCTCAACTAAATACACTACTCAGCcctaacattaacaccacctccttgtttctacgcTTATTGACAATTTTATCAGCTcaactgaccatataggagcactctgtagttctacaATTACAGACCGTACTCCATCAcgctgttcttcaatggtcaggaccccacaggaccgccacagagcaggtagcatttgggtggtgggtcattctcagcactgcagtgacactgacaagGTGGCGGCGTGATAGTGTATGTTgtgctggtacaagtggatcagacacagcagtgctgctggagtttttaaacacctcagtttCACTGATGAACAGTActaagaacagtccaccaaccagaaatatctagccaacagcgtcctgtgaccactgattaAGGACTAAAGGATGACCAATACAAACTGCGCAGTAAGAGATGTCTCTccgactttacatctacaaggtgggcCAACTAGGAAGGGTCCTGTCCACAGAAGAACAAAgaaaaaggaggctaacaaagtttGCAGCGagacagatggactacagtctgtaattacagaactacaaagtgcgcCTACATGTGAAGTGGAGCTGATGTAATGGACAATAGATGCAGAAACAAGGATGTGGTGTCCATTTTATAGATGATTGTTGTATATACTGCTGAGTCAATAAGGTGTGAAAACTGTAGAGTAATGAAAATGTGCAATATCTGACCAAATTCAGAGAAGCACTAAAACCAACCACAATGCTTAAGTAACTGCACTTAAGTGTTATTAAAGAATATCTGTACTGAAGGTACTGTTGGATCTGAAGGTGTGTACTCTTATTCAACATAAATTCCAAGGTTATatttttcctttcatttttcCCTTGCCAGACTTCCCACACATTTATGTGGCtataaaattaaatgaataataacTATAGTAATTTGTCTCAGGAGAAGGACTGCAACACATAGAATAGCCTTAAGATGAGTGTAATCTGGTTATACCTGACAATAAAGTACTTAAAGTTGCTTTAATgtaactaatataataataatctataaaAAGTAGATTTTAGATTTAATGTTTTAAGTTAAACTATTGACACACCTCAGTGTGTGGGTGTCTGTGGATTACCTTCACTCAGGTATATTTTTTAGCTCCGTACTTTTAATTGTGCTACTGACACCACAGCCATCCTTTCACTTTAGCACAGTTTCACTGTTCTTTCACACCTCTACCCACAACTGTAAAGACAATGAGATGGGGACTCACGCTGTGAAGCCATTAATCATGTGGGCATACTTGACGAGCACCAGGTCCAACCAGCCGCATCTCCTCTTGCGGCCGGTGGTCACACCCACCTCCTTCCCTCTCGTCTGAAGCAGCTCCCCAATTTCCTTAAACGAGAGAGTTAAACTATTGTGAAAATTAAAACAGACGGAGTTGTTAAACACTGCTATTACCACTGTCGAATTACATTACACAATGAAGAACAACTTCTCATAAAACTGCAGGGGAAAATCACGCCCAATTACagaacagctgcagccaccGGAGCTTAAGTAACTGCACACAGTAACAGTATGGTAGACAtggtcagacacacacacacaaggtcaTTTATTTAAGACCGTGTCTGTGCTCCACTGATGTTGTGCAGCACAGAAAGCCAGACAGGAACTTAATGCACACCACAATATCAGACTTGTAACTTTGTGTGAGACAAAGTGTTGCTTCTTCTAGCCTAATTTCATATGTACCCTCATATAAACATTACTGACAATGCTGTGCTCAGTAACTAAGCTTATGTATGTAACTGAAGCACTACTCACACTGTAATACATACTGTCTCACTCACATCAGACCAAGTGACacattaagagagagaggaaaaaaaataaaaaagttgcTTACATTGTTCTGTTCAGAAGGAAAGGCACCGATGCCCACTCGAGTGGTGTAGGCCTTGACAACGCCATAGACCTCTCCCACATTCTGGGGGGGCATGCCTAGACCTGTACACACCCCACCCACCGTGCAGTTGGACGAGGTTACGAAAGGGTACGTTCCTGAAATGACAGAACTGTATTAGAGCAAGGAGTCTGCAGGCGAGTGTCGGGCCAAGATATAGGAGCATATTTTCCAGCTAACCCATTAAACTCTGACTGAGGTCATGGATATGCAATTGTTTTTTACTACTTTTGGGGATTAGAAGCCTCTTTCAGACATGCATGGTAACCCAGAACTTTTCCTGGCATTGCCCAAATGGGGCTGCATGTGTGAGCGCAAATATTTGGATCAGTAGAAAATATTACCCGGACTTTATGCTGCCAAACCGTCTGAATGAGCCCAGGGGGCGTGTTGAGGACATTTCTCATGCAACTGGCGAGAAACCAAGATCCTACGATATTTCCACGGAATTCGTTTTGCATAATGCAATGCCTGCGTAACCGCACTACTCAGACACCGCCCCTTGACGAAACTTTTGCTGTCGTGGGAGAGCATCATGTGTGAAAAGGCAACTCCGGAAAATGTCTTGATTCTCTGGATATTTTCCAAAGTTCATATGTGAAAACAGCTGTTGTGCACTGGTCACATCTAAATGACTATATATCCATtatcagatagatagatcagGTAGAAATGTACTGCAGTTAAATAGTAAAGTGGTGCTGAAGCTGTAACTTTTGTGGCGGACTGGGCCTCTGAGCTAGCGTCTGGCAACCTAGGCCTGCAGTGAACACAGACTTGATGAATAGTGAAATCTTTTTTTGAGGACTCTTTGTTTGTGCCCAATCTTAAATGCATTTCAACTGCTTTAATCACCATACTGCCTATCTTCTAGATCTTCTTGTAATACACGTTTGAAATTGTGCTAATTGGTCAAGTGCTGCAGTCAGTATGTTGCTAGCTAGAATGCATTAAACACGTGAAATGTTGCTCAGgcagtttaattattattacataattatgttattttatggatattttatttattttgtatatatatatctgacAAGACTGAATTTAAGATGACATGTCAGTAAAAACTTGACTAGACTTTTTTGCTTCATTTTAACAGACCTGTGCAAACCTTGTGACGTGTAGCAACAGGTATAACGGTTTTGTAAGGACCTGTATTGACGCAGTCATTTTCTAATGCATAGTTACAGACCTTTCAAAGAAATTCTTGAACTTTAACAAAGCCTTGCAAACATAGCAACGTAACAATCTTGACCAACCCTCATCAACTATACATGCCTGCTTAATTACAATGCTTAAGCGGTTTCTAAGCTTTTTAATTCATTTGGAAACCTCAAACCCTTTCATCACATAGCAACCTGTCCTGTTTAAACATACATTTAAGAAACAACAAAGGGCAAATGTGGTAAAGGTGAACAGTGTTCAAGGCAAACATGCGTAGTGACGGCACAAACGGGTTCCACTGGGTGGGAGGGTGCGTGTGCGTCCGTGTGTACGGGTTTGAATCTCTAGATGCATCACTCACATCTAAACGTTGGTCTCTGATGAACTCACCAGCTAAAGCAGGGGGACTTCCCAGCAAGCAGCTTTTAAAAGGGCATCAATTAGTTAGTATACTGAAGGTGTTTCATTTGCATTTGGACATAAATGGAACATACTCTACTCATCGTCCTTCACGTGTTGCTACAGAGTTAAGCTGTAGTATCAGTCTAGGTCACTCACCAAAGTCAATGTCCAGCAGAGCAGCGTTGGCACCTTCCACCAGAATCGTTTTAGGAGGCCCGTGCAGAGCTTCATACATATAGAACACCCCGTCTCTCACCATAGGCTTTATCCTGTCCACGTATGCCTAATAGCAGAAACATACTCTCAGACAACTCGCATAACACTTGCACATTACCAACAGTATGCAAATTTGACCCTCTGTAGCTCTTTTGGGGTCAAACGGTTTTTCACcccacatttgattcatttccATTACAATTGTCCAACCTGTTCAGGAATTAAGGAAGCCTCACAGACTGAAAATGAAAGGTTATTGCTGTGCAGGGTGGGGTGCCAAAGCTAAGTACAGCTGAGACAGCCTAATAGACATCACACCTTCTCAATGTATAGGCTGTATCCTCTGTGTAAATTCACTTAATTATTACGTACTATGCTATGTTATGGTATGTGTTATCTGATTAGATATttacagatcagccataacattaacacctcctgcctaatattgagtatggactccacaagacctctaaaggtgtcctgtagcATCTGACAATAAGACAttaagcagcagatcctttaagtcatgTAATTTGTGAGgagaggcctccatggattgcaccAAGGAGCCTTAGGTACCCATGGGCTTGTCGCCGGTTCACAGGCGTTTTCTGTCTTGAACCatatttggtaggtactgaacaaTGCAAACTGGGAAGACTTGCCGTTTTGGAAATagtctgacccagtcatctagccattattatttggcccttgtcaaagtggctcagatttatTTACTTGACCACTTTTTTCTGCTTTCAACACGTCACCTTCAAGaaatgactgttcacttgctgcctaatatctcCACCCTTTGttgtgttatggctgatcagtttatgttagcagtgtgtgttaaaAATTCAAAAAGGGCATTTGGCCCTTATTCTGCCACATATTTAGTGTGGCACAGGCACTTGGAAGCTTCACACTTTCGCGCAACTGAGATCCCTAACTCACCTCAAGCTTCTCCAGTTCCCCATTAATATCCATTTCCAATGACGGGTACATAGACTTGTACTGCAAGGCTA carries:
- the adss2 gene encoding adenylosuccinate synthetase isozyme 2, yielding MSQQSRSVDVGNKVTVVLGAQWGDEGKGKVVDLLAQDADMVCRCQGGNNAGHTVVVDSVEYDFHLLPSGIINPKVTAFIGNGVVIHLPGLFEEAEKNVRKGKGLEGWEKRLVISDRAHIVFDFHQAVDGVQEQERQQQAGKNLGTTKKGIGPVYSAKAARSGLRICDLLSDFQEFSERYKNLALQYKSMYPSLEMDINGELEKLEAYVDRIKPMVRDGVFYMYEALHGPPKTILVEGANAALLDIDFGTYPFVTSSNCTVGGVCTGLGMPPQNVGEVYGVVKAYTTRVGIGAFPSEQNNEIGELLQTRGKEVGVTTGRKRRCGWLDLVLVKYAHMINGFTALALTKLDILDVFPEIKVGVAYKVDSESIPHFPANQEVLQRVEVQYETLPGWNSDTSAARTFEELPENAQKYVRFIEEHLGIPVKWIGVGKSRESMIQLF